The Pogona vitticeps strain Pit_001003342236 chromosome 6, PviZW2.1, whole genome shotgun sequence genome contains a region encoding:
- the LOC110088962 gene encoding transmembrane protease serine 11E, translating to MARRATRTNSLEPWMIALIVLAVVVVLAIVIGLLVYFLVYDQKLFFYRASFKINNVEFSPGLTKHASREFRDLSTNIETLIFQAFEATTLKKKLVKSRVVNLSSVNGGVLAEVVLILRFPGSDNKEALWINVNNVLLRRLKLPTQPLSIDLHSYKLSEINAENGEKLIYSCCGTRTNRSEERIFGGNIAEEGEWPWQASLQLNGIHRCGATLISDRWLVTAAHCFRGARDISRWTASFGARLNPPTMRRNLQQIIVHEDYANNVMNHNFDIAVVKIVPPVQFSAAVHHVCLPEATQFFPENTTCFVTGYGALRDDGPSVGELRQTEVKIISNEICNRREVYNYAITPGMLCAGYLEGGSDACQGDSGGPLVTSDPRRIWYLVGIVSWGDECAKPNKPGVYTRVTYYRDWITSKTGI from the exons ATGGCTAGGCGAGCAACAAGAACGAACTCCCTGGAGCCATGGATGATTGCTTTGATTGTCCTAGCAGTAGTAGTGGTCCTAGCCATTGTCATCGGGTTGCTTGTATATTTTTTGGTCTATG ATCAAAAACTATTCTTTTATCGTGCTTCCTTCAAAATCAATAATGTAGAATTCAGTCCTGGTTTGACAAAACATGCCTCAAGAGAATTTAGAGATCTCAGCACAAACATTGAGACTTTG ATTTTTCAGGCATTTGAAGCTActactttaaagaaaaaactgGTTAAATCACGTGTTGTAAACCTAAG CTCAGTCAATGGTGGAGTCctggcagaggtggtgctgaTACTTAGGTTCCCTGGCTCAGATAATAAAGAAGCACTCTGGATAAACGTTAATAATGTTTTGCTAAGGAGGCTGAAATTACCAACGCAACCCTTGAGTATTGACCTTCATTCTTACAAGCTCTCAG AGATTAATGCAGAAAATGGTGAAAAACTTATCTACAGTT GTTGTGGAACACGAACGAACAGAAGCGAGGAGAGAATCTTTGGAGGAAACATTGCCGAAGAAGGGGAATGGCCATGGCAAGCTAGTCTTCAGCTGAACGGCATCCATCGCTGTGGGGCAACACTGATCAGTGACAGATGGCTTGTAACTGCAGCTCACTGCTTTAGAGG AGCGAGGGATATCAGCAGGTGGACAGCTAGTTTTGGGGCCCGGTTAAACCCTCCAACAATGAGAAGGAACCTTCAACAGATCATTGTTCATGAGGATTATGCCAATAATGTAATGAATCATAATTTTGACATTGCAGTCGTAAAGATTGTGCCCCCAGTGCAGTTTTCTGCGGCTGTACATCATGTTTGTCTTCCAGAGGCTACACAGTTCTTTCCGGAAAACACGACCTGTTTTGTCACAGGATATGGTGCTCTGAGAGATGATG GTCCAAGTGTTGGTGAACTTCGTCAAACAGAAGTGAAAATTATAAGCAATGAGATTTGTAACAGAAGAGAAGTGTATAATTACGCCATTACACCTGGAATGCTGTGTGCTGGGTACTTAGAAGGAGGGAGTGATGCTTGTCAG GGTGATTCTGGTGGTCCACTGGTTACGTCTGATCCCAGAAGAATATGGTACCTAGTTGGCATAGTGAGTTGGGGTGATGAATGCGCAAAGCCAAACAAGCCCGGAGTCTATACACGAGTGACTTACTATCGAGACTGGATCACTTCCAAGACTGGGATCTGA